The following are encoded together in the Bradymonas sediminis genome:
- a CDS encoding DUF6968 family protein gives MMESLAYRTLYAYDLATEEITEITISLGFPEKVRDALWRASYRIVLTDGVSCEGRHGVGIDAWQALMTAISLLKLEVELLFQKRVVSFHFSRSGAEQQTEEVVFDEIFPKDRFKKGP, from the coding sequence ATGATGGAATCATTGGCATACCGAACGCTATACGCATATGATCTGGCCACCGAAGAAATCACTGAAATTACGATATCTCTTGGGTTTCCAGAGAAAGTGCGCGACGCGCTTTGGCGCGCGTCGTATCGGATTGTCCTTACCGATGGAGTGAGTTGTGAGGGCCGGCACGGTGTGGGTATCGATGCCTGGCAAGCCCTTATGACCGCCATTTCCCTGCTTAAGCTCGAAGTGGAATTATTGTTTCAGAAAAGAGTCGTTTCATTTCACTTCTCGCGCAGCGGCGCAGAGCAGCAAACTGAAGAGGTAGTCTTCGATGAAATTTTTCCGAAAGATCGTTTCAAAAAAGGCCCTTAA